The sequence CAAACTGCCACTTGCCAGTAAGTTAATCTGTGGCGAAAACGCGATGGAAAGAACATCGTTCCTGTGATCTTCAAGCGTCAATTTCTGTTCGCCTGTATGCGGGTTCCATAACAGGATTGTGTTATCCGAACTTCCACTCGCAAGCGTTTCGCCATCAGGAGAAAATGCAACGACCAAAACCGGTTCTGTATGTCCGATGAGCAAGTCAATCTCTTGATGGGTTTCCCCATCGTAAAGCCAGACACCGATGGAACTGGCAACGGCAAACAGGCTGCCATCCGGAGAATACGCAATGTTTCCTGTTATTACACCTTTACCGAGGCGTGCTCTGGCACCCTCGGGTAAATGCCATTGGGTATAATCCTGCGCGGAAACGCTCACATGAAATAGGATTGGAACAAGAAACAGCGTTAAAATCAAAAATCGTGTCAATTTCATTGGGAAAACGCCTCGCTTAAAAACATCTACTGGAACGATCTTACTCCCGCCACGGCGGCACAGTCCATGTGTTAAACCACTCCCATTTCCAGATAACCTGCTTCATCGGCATCTCGACCTCATATTCTATGCCTGCGGTGAAAGGAAGAAGACACGTTCTATCGCCGACTATTTCGCGCATCGACTCAATAAACGCCATCTCATCAGTGACGTTTGGGGGCCAATGCCCTGCCGGTATCGGATCAGATTTCCGATCCGTCCGATAATGTGTCGGTATCACGAAGCGCGGCTGAATCAACTCCACCAATTCAATGAGGCGAGGCGCGAGTCCTTCGCCGAGACCGAGCTTCATGTGGATCAGGAAATCTACTTTGCCCCGGAGGTTTGCTAACGCTGGGTAGGGTTCATGCAAATCACCGGTGTGTAAAATTGAGACATTCTTTGCGGTGTGCGTTATCAGGTAGCCGTTTGTTGGGATATCTGGTGTCTGATTTTCGCCACTCTCAATTGTTTCGACCTGTATATCACCAAGATCAAGCGTCTCTGAACCTTGAAAGGCGCGTGATGTGCCTTGATTTTCGTTGAGATGCTTGGGATAAAGAACCTGCACCTTATCAGCGGGGACATGCTTCGTAATAGGTAGGTCACGTGCAAATGCGGCATCCCCATATTTTTCAGCGATGGGTTCTGCCGGTGTAATGCATCCGGGATTGACAAATAGTTTTTTGAAGTGCTCGCCGCGACATAACTTTCGCAGGGTTACGGGGTGGCAGTGGTCAAAGTGTTCGTGGGAAATAAAGATGTAATCATATATGGGTTCGGTATCCGCTAAGTTCTGATTGAACAGATACGGATCAAACGCAATATTGACATCGCCGAAGCACGCATCAAACGCACCGCATCCCCACCATCTCAAAAATATGTTTTCCATTATTCCGTCCGCGTTAATCGCTGTTGCCACTTTTCTTTTTCCTTGCGCAGCCATGCGACACTGTCGCGCATATCCTTTCGATCTGCCCACATCCCAAAGAAAGGCTGGTTGGCAAAATCCTCGTTCTCTTTTGTCGCTGTGCTTTGCGTGTTATCAGGGTCAATCGGTTCTATCTGTATGCGTACTTCAGTACCCTCCGGTAAGGAGAGCGGTTTAGATAATACAATGCGTCCATTGCTTATTTTCCCTTCTTCTATTATTAAAGCCATTTTTTTCCTCCACTTTGAATCTGCTCCGCTTAAATTAGGTGTCACCCCTAAAGAACCGTGCTTACTTCATTAGCCACATTTTCCGAACGCTGTGGGTATCGCCTGCCCGGAACTGGTAAAAATAGATACCACTGGCGACAGTTTCCCCAACGCGATTTTTGCCATCCCAATAAAGCACCTTTTCACCGTGAGGCTGATGCCCAAGGTCAAAGTTCCGAATCAATTCACCATTTTGGGAATAGATTGAAATCTGAACATCAGTGGACTCGAAAAGTCGGTATGGAATCCACGTTTCAGGATTAAATGGATTGGGATAGTTCTGAAAGACCTCTGCAGCTTTCACCTTTCCCCATACCGTGCGCTGTTTCCCAGTGGGTTCAACGGCTACCGTTACTGTTCCACCCTCAACGAAAGTAAAAAGGGTTTTATTCCGCTTCGGGAGTGAGAGGTCATGATAAGTGTCTACAGTGCCGGAGGGCCACACCAAGGTGACAGAATCAATTTGATAAGCGGATGAGAGCCCGAATTCAAGCTCTAAACTATCGCCACCCAAGAAACCTGTACCGCAGATTAACTCTTGTGTCTGAACAAGGTTGTCGGTTACCACGGTGACTCTGGTGCCGATACCGTCGCGGTTGCTTTTTGTTCCGCGCAATCGAAACTTCGTCCAAGTCCTATCTGACTTTTCGGGAAACCATGTATTTGGGTTGACATCGTTCTGAAGAAGAGTATTACCCGTGTTACTGACGATATAAAAATCGACATCGCCATCGTTATCAAAATCACCAGCGGTTGCACCGCGTGCGACAGCATCAACCGTGACGTTGAGTGCGTCTGCACGGTCAACAAATTGTCCGTTCTGATTGTGATAGAGGCGATTACGATTTGTTTTCTGTGAATTATCAACATCCCCATTGACAACGTATAAGTCGCGAAAACCGTCGTTATCGTAATCAACAAAACTGGCGTACCACCCTACGCCTTCGTTTGCGACACCAACAGCCTCAGCGACGTTAGTGAAGGTGCCATCGCCGTTATTACGCCAGAGGAGATCGGCATCATAGTTGGTGATGAAAAAGTCTAAGTCGGTGTCGTTATCATAGTCTCCGACGCAGAGTCCCATCGCACCTGTCGGTTTCCCGTTGATTTGGGTTACGATGCCGGATTGTTCCGAAACATCCTGAAATGTTCCATCGCCCCTATTTCGATAGAGTTTATCGGGACCGTGGTCATTCGCAACGAACAGGTCCGCCCAAGTGTCGTTGTTATAATCAAAGAAGATAGCACCCCAAGCGATGCCATCATCGGCGACACCAGCGGCTTGCGTCACCTCTTCAAAGGTGCCGTCCCCTCGGTTTCGATAGAGAACGTTGGTTTTGGAAGCGGGATTTGGGTTTAAAAGGGATGGTGCTCGCCCCCAATTGGCAATGTAGATGTCAAGCCATCCATCGTGATCATAATCAGCGATTACGGGACCAGTGCCGTGTTTCTCGTCACCGACACCTGCTCGCTGTGTTACATCCGTGAAAGTGCCATCTCCATTATTGTGATAGAGATAATTGGGACCCGCGCACGTAACATAAAGGTCGCGCCACCCATCATTGTTGTAGTCAAACCAGACGCATCCACGTCCTCTTGGCGTGTTTGCAACCCCTGCCTTGGCGGCTACGTCCGTGAAGGTGCCATCGCCATTATTGTGGTAAAGTGCATTGGGTAAACCGCCATCGCCAACAACAAAGATGTCGAGCCAGCAGCCATCGTTATCATAGTCCGCAGCAGCGGTACCGGGTCCCCACCAAGCCCCGGATTCCGCGTCAACAGGAATTTCACGTTGATAGACATTTGCAGTGAGACTGACATCGGTGAAGGTTGATGCCGCTGCAGTGGAAACACCAAAAAGCATCAGAAAAATAATCAGACGGTACTGCATAAACGTTGTCCACTCTTAATACTGGGTTTTTACTGCCGCCCAAGTTGTTGTCACTTTTCCACCGGGTTCAACAGGGAAAGGATTTAGATTATCATTGAAATATTCGTATTCGACCTCCAGGCTCCCTGTGCCTGCAGCAACACCGGCATAAATTCCAAGCCACAAGGGAGGTGTCAGCTCAAAATCCCCTTGTCCGATATCCATCCAATCCTTATCTTCTGCTGCTTTATACCAAGCGGTGTATGTATCGCCCTCTTTTTTGAGTCTGAGCGACATTTCGATGTCCCCCCAATCCCCAAATCGCCATTGGATATCAGGCGGTCCCATTCCAGCTTGCTTGGTTTGATACTGGATATGACCTTTCGCTGCTGCATCCCGCGACCAGAATTTAATAGTTACCCAATTATCGTCCTTCGGGCTTTTTACGACCAATCCATTCACACCAGAACTGGTATCCCATTTAGCAAAGAAGTGGGTTTCGACATCAAACATATCTGTGTCAGTTTCCTGATACAGGAAATGTGACATATCGTTTGCCCAGAGATTCCGGTTCGGTTCGCTGTCAATATACAAAAAATTTTCACGTGTTTTACCGACATCCCATTTCGGGGGTTCGTTTTGCCATTTCCAATTGGGATTCTGTAATTTGCCCTTCTCAAACGGATCACCGAATGAATCTGCGGCGACTGCAACGCCACCGAAAAGGAAAACGAGAAGACATACACTTACACTATATTTCAGAATTTTTTCAAATTTTGGCGTAGTTTGTGAGCCAAAAATTGTTGTTAAAAGTCGGATTTGCATAAATTTATTTGTAACCTCCTACCCTTAATTTTAAAGTAGATTGCTGAGATTGTCAAGGGAAATTGGAGGGTAAGCAGGGGAACACCCTTCATAGAAAAACTGAAGGGAAATGGGAAATCAAATGTTATTGGGGCGGGTGCGGGCACGATATGATTTAGAGTTTCCGGACATTTTAATCTCGCTTTATGCCAACGACCACATTCTCAGAAGACACATCCTCCGGGATGACGACAAAAATCTTTCCAGATTCACAGTTTTCGCTCTGTTTTTTCAGATATTCCGATATTTCACTGGCATCAAGGAGAACCGCACCATCGGCAGCAGCGTCTGGTGTAGGTCCAAGTGGGGTACCAAACTTTCGCACCCATTTGAAGACGGTACTCGGTGAGACCGAGAACATTCGAGCGATTGTGCTTATAGAAATCCCGCGGCAGTATAGGAAAACCGCTAAAGCTCTCTGCCACGGCGGTCTCCCACGAGAGGTAAGTCGCGTAAACTGAAAGCCACAAGCTTTACACTTATAGCGTTGGCTGCCTCTGGCTTTCCCATTTTTGACAGCATCTTCCCGTTTGCAACGCGGACAGTTCATCACGAAGTACCTCCCCTTACAAAATGTGATTAACAAAAAGTATACCATAAAAATTATTACGATGCAACAAACTCAGTTTTAGGTTAGGACTTTCTGAAACCTCGTCAGCGGTGTGCCAAGCAGATAAATGGTTACATACTCTAAGGAAACCTACAGAAAATTTTCCTTGTTATTTTTTTCTGCATCTTATATTATATGTTTAGGTGGAGTTCGTAAGCCAATATCAGAAAAAGAAGGCGAATCTCTTTCAAACAGAGGGTTGCAGGTCCCCATCAGAACTTTAGTAGGAGCCACTGTGCTCGCGACGCGCCCAGCGCGTAAAGGAGAATACAATTATGGCAGGGAAACTGAAAGTTGCAGCAGTTGGGTGCGGTGGCATTGGCCGCCTTCATCAACTGGGTTATCTTCAGCATCCGGGTGCGGAATTGGTAGCAGTGTGCGACATAGATACCGCTAAAGCAGAGGCACGTGCTAAAGAACTCGGCGTCGCGAATTGGTACCCCTCCATCCAAGAGATGCTCGCGCATGAAGAGTGCGACCTTGTAGACGTTGTAACTGCTGACTATCTGCGCTTTGAACCCGTAATGGAATGTCTGGAGGCAGGCAAACACGTTATCTCCGAAAAACCTCTGTCCCTCTATATCAACGAAGCAGAAGAAATGGTCGCGAAGGCTGAAGAAAAGGGTGTACACCTCGCTATTGATTACAACCGCCGGTTCGCACCGGGGTATGTCCAAGCGCGGAAATGGTTCGACGCGGGGATTATCGGGCAAACTTATTACTTAGATATGAAATTATCTCAAGGGGGACCCGCCTCAACATGGAAGGGAGAATATTACCTTCTCTACGAACTCGAAACCCATGCGATCGACTTGCTTCGATGGTTCGGCGGTGAGATTGTTGCTGTCTGCGCGCAAATGGCGAAACCACGGGAAAATGAGGTACGCGAAGGTGAAGACGCATGTTATACCAGCATGGCCATCTCCTGCCGCTACGAAACGGAAGTCGTTGCTACGTTGATGGCGAGTTGGGATAGTGACTTCATCCATC comes from Candidatus Poribacteria bacterium and encodes:
- a CDS encoding FG-GAP-like repeat-containing protein → MQYRLIIFLMLFGVSTAAASTFTDVSLTANVYQREIPVDAESGAWWGPGTAAADYDNDGCWLDIFVVGDGGLPNALYHNNGDGTFTDVAAKAGVANTPRGRGCVWFDYNNDGWRDLYVTCAGPNYLYHNNGDGTFTDVTQRAGVGDEKHGTGPVIADYDHDGWLDIYIANWGRAPSLLNPNPASKTNVLYRNRGDGTFEEVTQAAGVADDGIAWGAIFFDYNNDTWADLFVANDHGPDKLYRNRGDGTFQDVSEQSGIVTQINGKPTGAMGLCVGDYDNDTDLDFFITNYDADLLWRNNGDGTFTNVAEAVGVANEGVGWYASFVDYDNDGFRDLYVVNGDVDNSQKTNRNRLYHNQNGQFVDRADALNVTVDAVARGATAGDFDNDGDVDFYIVSNTGNTLLQNDVNPNTWFPEKSDRTWTKFRLRGTKSNRDGIGTRVTVVTDNLVQTQELICGTGFLGGDSLELEFGLSSAYQIDSVTLVWPSGTVDTYHDLSLPKRNKTLFTFVEGGTVTVAVEPTGKQRTVWGKVKAAEVFQNYPNPFNPETWIPYRLFESTDVQISIYSQNGELIRNFDLGHQPHGEKVLYWDGKNRVGETVASGIYFYQFRAGDTHSVRKMWLMK
- a CDS encoding Gfo/Idh/MocA family oxidoreductase, with the translated sequence MAGKLKVAAVGCGGIGRLHQLGYLQHPGAELVAVCDIDTAKAEARAKELGVANWYPSIQEMLAHEECDLVDVVTADYLRFEPVMECLEAGKHVISEKPLSLYINEAEEMVAKAEEKGVHLAIDYNRRFAPGYVQARKWFDAGIIGQTYYLDMKLSQGGPASTWKGEYYLLYELETHAIDLLRWFGGEIVAVCAQMAKPRENEVREGEDACYTSMAISCRYETEVVATLMASWDSDFIHPIERLEICGSDGEIVVDNVLTRATLMRRDNQVVEEYRPSIFRAEQLAFDGTFALRMAALVDDLLADRSPAPTGKDGLQALRITEAIVESWKEKREVEVKID
- a CDS encoding MBL fold metallo-hydrolase gives rise to the protein MENIFLRWWGCGAFDACFGDVNIAFDPYLFNQNLADTEPIYDYIFISHEHFDHCHPVTLRKLCRGEHFKKLFVNPGCITPAEPIAEKYGDAAFARDLPITKHVPADKVQVLYPKHLNENQGTSRAFQGSETLDLGDIQVETIESGENQTPDIPTNGYLITHTAKNVSILHTGDLHEPYPALANLRGKVDFLIHMKLGLGEGLAPRLIELVELIQPRFVIPTHYRTDRKSDPIPAGHWPPNVTDEMAFIESMREIVGDRTCLLPFTAGIEYEVEMPMKQVIWKWEWFNTWTVPPWRE
- a CDS encoding helix-turn-helix domain-containing protein, with the translated sequence MNCPRCKREDAVKNGKARGSQRYKCKACGFQFTRLTSRGRPPWQRALAVFLYCRGISISTIARMFSVSPSTVFKWVRKFGTPLGPTPDAAADGAVLLDASEISEYLKKQSENCESGKIFVVIPEDVSSENVVVGIKRD